In a genomic window of Nitrospira sp.:
- a CDS encoding restriction endonuclease subunit S, with protein MNPAAYPHHKVSRIEWLGEVPSHWDEKPLKHLADIDSCGSYGIEPEGAEIVLPVATTAQIDSDGRFAVDEMPQRGFVPLEVERYGCAAGDILVVKSSGSGTNIISGKAGLVDEFTPHFVFSNFLMRVRPVKERAVPKFVFFLLRSDLTRQRVELMCSTTTYPNLQIGEYTSVLLPVPSIPEQEKIAAFLDWKTEQIDALIARKKELLEKLKEERLAVITQAVTQGLNPAAPMRDSGIPWLGKVPQHWEVNRIKFVGRVGNGSTPSRENPLYWDNGDYPWLNSSVVNQEAVTMADQFVTADALAECHLPIVHPPAVLIGITGEGKTRGMATTLLFEATINQHLAYFKPDPSQAVVGFVRRVFDMAYAYLRSESEGGGSTKGAITCEQITEMSIPVPPIVEQEAIAKHVDAETQRIDRMTIKIEAAIDRLTEYRIALITSATTGKIDVRKVKLGSAA; from the coding sequence ATGAATCCTGCGGCCTATCCACACCACAAGGTTAGTCGGATTGAATGGCTCGGCGAGGTTCCTTCGCATTGGGATGAGAAGCCACTAAAACACCTAGCGGACATCGATAGTTGCGGCAGTTACGGGATCGAACCGGAAGGTGCTGAGATTGTGTTGCCTGTCGCCACGACTGCTCAGATTGATTCCGACGGTCGCTTTGCAGTGGACGAAATGCCACAGCGCGGTTTCGTCCCATTAGAAGTCGAACGCTATGGCTGCGCGGCTGGCGATATCCTTGTCGTAAAATCGAGCGGGTCAGGAACGAACATTATCTCCGGCAAAGCGGGGTTGGTCGATGAATTCACACCGCACTTCGTGTTCAGCAACTTCTTAATGCGCGTCCGGCCCGTAAAGGAGCGTGCAGTCCCCAAGTTTGTATTCTTTCTTCTCAGATCGGACCTGACCCGCCAACGAGTCGAGCTGATGTGCTCAACGACGACTTATCCAAATCTCCAAATTGGAGAATACACATCCGTTCTGCTCCCAGTTCCCTCGATCCCCGAGCAGGAGAAAATCGCAGCGTTTCTGGACTGGAAGACGGAGCAGATTGACGCCCTGATAGCTCGGAAGAAGGAGCTACTGGAGAAGCTCAAGGAGGAGCGCCTCGCGGTCATCACCCAAGCCGTCACCCAGGGTCTCAATCCTGCCGCCCCCATGCGCGACTCCGGCATCCCTTGGCTCGGCAAAGTGCCGCAGCATTGGGAGGTGAATCGAATTAAGTTTGTCGGGCGCGTCGGCAATGGCTCGACGCCAAGCAGAGAGAATCCCTTGTATTGGGATAACGGCGATTATCCCTGGTTGAACAGCTCCGTAGTGAATCAAGAGGCGGTGACGATGGCGGACCAGTTTGTCACCGCAGACGCGCTAGCGGAGTGCCATTTGCCCATAGTGCATCCACCCGCAGTATTGATTGGGATTACGGGCGAAGGGAAAACGCGGGGCATGGCAACCACGCTTCTCTTTGAAGCGACCATCAACCAACACCTCGCATACTTCAAGCCGGACCCGTCCCAAGCAGTGGTTGGATTTGTCCGGCGGGTCTTTGATATGGCTTACGCGTATCTGCGAAGCGAGAGTGAGGGTGGTGGTAGCACCAAAGGTGCGATTACTTGCGAGCAAATCACCGAGATGTCGATCCCTGTTCCACCGATTGTCGAACAAGAGGCTATCGCAAAGCACGTCGATGCAGAAACGCAGCGGATTGATCGGATGACTATAAAGATAGAAGCCGCCATCGACCGCCTTACCGAATACCGTATCGCCCTCATCACCTCCGCAACTACGGGTAAGATTGATGTGCGCAAAGTTAAACT